In Natronoarchaeum mannanilyticum, a genomic segment contains:
- a CDS encoding four-helix bundle copper-binding protein has protein sequence MSLADTSSEIDHLNDTERDCIENCFEAAETCEWCADECLDEDMDMSKCIRLCRDVADLATMHARFMARESGYTEQLTEATAGAAEECAEECERHDHHHCQVCADVLRECAESCRSMMGA, from the coding sequence ATGTCACTTGCAGACACTTCATCGGAGATCGACCACCTGAACGACACCGAGCGGGACTGCATCGAAAACTGCTTCGAGGCCGCAGAGACCTGCGAGTGGTGCGCCGACGAGTGCCTCGACGAGGACATGGACATGTCGAAGTGCATCCGGCTCTGCCGGGACGTCGCCGACCTCGCGACCATGCACGCGCGATTCATGGCACGCGAGTCCGGCTACACCGAGCAGCTCACGGAGGCCACCGCGGGCGCCGCCGAAGAGTGCGCCGAGGAGTGCGAGCGTCACGACCACCACCACTGTCAGGTCTGTGCCGACGTGCTGCGCGAGTGTGCCGAGAGCTGTCGGTCGATGATGGGCGCCTGA
- a CDS encoding aldo/keto reductase — protein sequence MEYTTLGSTGMEVSRICLGCMSFGSSDWREWVLDEEESREIIERAIDLGINFFDTANMYSEGESERVLGDVLSDYDRDSQVVATKGYFQMDDDNPNSGGLSRKAIEQELQNSLDRLGVDTVDLYQIHRWDEQTPIEETLRALDDAVRRGDARYVGASSMWARQFARALYESEREGLERFVTMQNHYNLVYREEEREMLPLCEEEGVGVIPWSPLARGYLTRPHEEIDATTRGETEEYLYEHPYREGGGPEINERVAELAAEKGVTMAQIALAWLLHQEWVDAPIVGTTSVEHLEDAVEALEISLSSSDMAYLEEPYEPVRVSGHE from the coding sequence ATGGAGTACACCACGCTCGGATCGACCGGAATGGAGGTCAGCCGCATCTGCCTGGGCTGCATGAGCTTCGGGTCGAGCGACTGGCGCGAGTGGGTCCTCGACGAGGAGGAGAGCCGCGAGATCATCGAGCGCGCGATCGACCTCGGGATCAACTTCTTCGACACGGCGAACATGTACTCGGAGGGCGAGTCCGAGCGCGTCCTCGGCGACGTGCTTTCCGACTACGACCGGGATTCGCAGGTCGTCGCGACGAAGGGGTACTTCCAGATGGACGACGACAACCCCAACTCCGGCGGCCTCTCGCGGAAGGCGATCGAGCAGGAGCTGCAGAACAGTCTCGACCGGCTCGGCGTGGACACCGTCGACCTCTACCAGATCCACCGCTGGGACGAGCAGACGCCGATCGAGGAGACGCTCCGGGCACTCGACGACGCGGTTCGTCGAGGCGACGCGCGCTACGTCGGGGCCAGTTCGATGTGGGCGCGCCAGTTCGCCCGCGCGCTCTACGAGAGCGAGCGCGAGGGGCTGGAGCGGTTCGTCACGATGCAGAACCACTACAACCTCGTCTACCGCGAGGAGGAACGCGAGATGCTGCCGCTCTGCGAGGAGGAGGGCGTCGGCGTGATTCCCTGGAGCCCGCTCGCCCGGGGGTACCTCACCCGCCCGCACGAGGAGATCGACGCGACGACGCGCGGCGAGACCGAGGAGTACCTCTACGAGCACCCTTACCGCGAGGGCGGCGGCCCGGAGATCAACGAGCGCGTCGCCGAGCTCGCCGCCGAGAAGGGCGTCACGATGGCCCAGATCGCGCTGGCGTGGCTGCTCCACCAGGAGTGGGTCGACGCGCCGATCGTCGGGACGACGAGCGTCGAGCACCTCGAAGACGCCGTCGAGGCTCTCGAAATATCGCTGTCGAGCAGCGACATGGCGTACCTCGAAGAGCCGTACGAGCCGGTCCGGGTGTCGGGCCACGAGTAG
- a CDS encoding Gfo/Idh/MocA family oxidoreductase translates to MTDYTSPVRLGVVGLGFMGQTHATNAEELGHDVVAGADLVSETREEFARTYGAATYEDFDEMYEAEDLDAVAVATPNAYHEPAAVGALERDYDVLCEKPLAHTLESAERIAAAAADSEGFCAVNFHNRFSPATEMFKEYQAEGKFGDMNHVRANYVRSRGIPGVGSWFTDESLSGGGAVVDIGVHAIDFALYLLEYPEVEEVFAVTRSQFGDRDDYVDPDEWYDATEEAVFDVEDSATVMIRCAGDRTISLEVSWAANEPESQEVLARGTEAGARLDLGGDDLTVFGAGKQGTDHLVESTMSGGSLDHAGWEGSAKQFLDASRSGEPPALNTVEEALTVQRVIDAIYRSAESGACVSVADE, encoded by the coding sequence ATGACAGACTACACTTCTCCCGTCCGGCTCGGCGTCGTCGGGCTGGGTTTCATGGGACAGACGCACGCGACGAACGCCGAGGAACTGGGCCACGACGTAGTGGCCGGCGCCGACCTCGTCTCCGAGACGCGCGAGGAGTTCGCCCGGACGTACGGCGCGGCGACCTACGAGGACTTCGACGAGATGTACGAGGCGGAGGATCTCGACGCCGTCGCGGTGGCGACGCCGAACGCGTACCACGAACCCGCCGCCGTCGGCGCGCTGGAGCGGGATTACGACGTGCTCTGCGAGAAGCCGCTGGCTCACACCCTGGAGAGCGCCGAGCGGATCGCCGCGGCCGCCGCCGACTCCGAGGGGTTCTGCGCGGTGAACTTCCACAACCGCTTCTCCCCCGCCACCGAGATGTTCAAGGAGTACCAGGCGGAGGGGAAGTTCGGCGACATGAACCACGTGCGGGCGAACTACGTGCGCAGCCGCGGCATCCCCGGCGTCGGCTCGTGGTTCACCGACGAGTCGCTGTCGGGCGGCGGCGCCGTTGTCGACATCGGCGTCCACGCGATCGACTTCGCACTGTACCTGCTGGAGTACCCGGAGGTCGAGGAAGTGTTTGCGGTCACCCGCTCGCAGTTCGGCGACCGCGACGACTACGTCGATCCCGACGAGTGGTACGACGCGACCGAGGAGGCCGTCTTCGACGTCGAGGACTCCGCGACGGTGATGATCCGCTGTGCAGGAGACCGAACGATCTCGCTGGAGGTCTCCTGGGCCGCAAACGAGCCCGAGTCCCAGGAGGTCCTCGCCCGCGGGACCGAGGCGGGCGCTCGGCTCGATCTCGGCGGCGACGACCTGACGGTGTTCGGCGCCGGCAAGCAGGGCACCGACCACCTCGTCGAGTCGACGATGTCCGGCGGATCGCTCGACCACGCCGGCTGGGAGGGCTCTGCCAAGCAGTTCCTCGACGCGTCCCGGAGCGGCGAACCGCCGGCGCTCAACACGGTCGAGGAGGCCCTGACCGTCCAGCGCGTGATCGACGCCATCTACCGATCCGCGGAGTCGGGCGCCTGCGTCTCGGTCGCCGACGAGTAG